In Candidatus Bathyarchaeia archaeon, a single window of DNA contains:
- a CDS encoding PPC domain-containing DNA-binding protein produces MIYSKLGTDKYVLRLESGDDILQSLRQFATTKRLSASLLEGIGSLSKVKLGHYDFKTKQYKYETFEDDLEILNLSGNIASMNRQPLPHVHATLGRRDFSVIGGHLDEGSSANMVEIGIWKLPGKLLKAKNEAIGLNVLQLARRI; encoded by the coding sequence ATGATTTACTCCAAACTGGGAACCGACAAATACGTCCTAAGGCTCGAATCCGGCGACGACATCCTCCAATCCTTACGACAATTCGCGACAACCAAGAGACTCAGCGCGAGCCTACTCGAAGGGATCGGTTCTCTGAGCAAGGTCAAGCTCGGCCACTACGATTTCAAGACAAAGCAATACAAGTACGAAACATTTGAAGATGATCTGGAGATCCTAAACCTTTCTGGCAACATCGCCAGCATGAATCGCCAGCCCCTTCCGCACGTTCATGCAACGTTGGGCCGCAGAGATTTTTCAGTGATCGGGGGCCACCTCGATGAGGGGTCCTCGGCGAACATGGTAGAGATCGGGATCTGGAAGCTCCCAGGAAAGTTGCTCAAGGCAAAGAATGAGGCGATAGGGTTGAATGTGCTGCAGTTAGCGCGAAGAATATAG